The genomic interval AGATGCATTGCTGAGTGCAGGGCAGCGGCTGGATCAGGAGTTTCTGGAGGCAAGTGCACATTTGAAAGTAATCGCATTGCATTCAGTAGGTTATGATAACGTAGATATTGAAACAGCAACACGGCTTAAGATACCAGTGGGTAATACCCCTGGCGTTTTAAGTGGTGCAACGGCTGATACCGCTTTCCTGTTAATGATGGCTGCAGCCAGGAATGCTTTTTATATGAACCGTAAGATTATCAATGGGGAATGGGACTTTTTTGAACCGACAGCTAATTTAGGGAAGGAACTGAATGGCTGTACTCTGGGCGTTTTTGGCTTAGGGAAAATAGGGACGGAAATGGCTAAACGCTGTGCAGGAGCATTTGGTATGAAAATCATTTACCATAACAGAAGCAGAAATGAAGAGGCTGAAAATCTGCTGGATGCAACACTGGTTTCTTTTGAAGAGTTGTTAGCACAAAGTGATGTACTGACTGTACATACCGCTTTAACCTCAGAAACTGAGGGTAAATTTGATCATACAGCATTTAAACAGATGAAACCAGGATCTATTTTTATCAATACAGCCAGAGGGGCCATTCATAATGAGAAGGCTTTAATTGAGGCACTGGAAAGTAAAACGATTTGGGGAGCTGGTTTGGATGTAACGAATCCCGAGCCGATGCATCCGGATAACCGGTTGCTGTTTATGCCGAATGTAGCCATCTTACCTCATATTGGTTCAGCTACAGAGGGTACAAGAAATGCCATGGCCAGGTTGGCTGCGGAGAATATTATTGCAGTATCCAAAGGGGAGAAGCCTCCTTTTCTGGTTAATCCTGAAGTTTATAAGGAAAGTTAATGTCGTTCATGAATATGGATATGAGTTTTTAAATGCTCAATCTCCTGTTGCAGGTGTTTCACCTTTTGTAAAAGGTTCATGATTGCGTCGATGCCTTCGATATTAATCTCCAGATCATAATGGAAATGGACATAGCGGTCCATTTCCATTAATTGTTCAAAATGTAAGCATTTATTTCCGTCAATTATGGTCAGTACGATTAATCCGGACTCTTCGAGTTTTTGAATAAAAGAAGGGTCAATGGCATAATTAACACAGTAATCTCTTATAGTTATTAATTCGTTTTCCATAGGATATTGAATTATTCCATTATTTCGAAAGTTCCTGAAGTTCTTTAAATAGTTCTTTTTGCTTTTCTGTCAGGCCAGTTGGTATATTAACTGAGTAAGTTATAAAAAGGTTTCCAAATTCTCCTTCTTTCTTGTAAACAGGAAATCCTTTGCCTTTCAGTCTTATTTTTGTTCCATTTTGGGTACCCTCTGGTACTTTTAGCTTTACTTTTCCACTCAGCGTGTCAATCATAGTTTCTCCACCCAATAAAGCAGTATACAGGTCTATTTCCTTCGTTAAGTAAAGATCGTCCCCCAGTCTTTTAAAAATAGGGTCATCGGTAATCGTTATCGTAATAAAAAGATCTCCGGCAGGTCCATTGTTTGCGCCGGCGCCACCCTGACCTTTCAATTTAATAACCTGACCATTGGCAATACCAGCAGGAATAGAAATCCTTAAGTTTTTGCCATTTACCGTAATCGTAGGTTTATGTGTTTCTGCTGCTTCTCTGAAAGAAATTTGCAAAGAAGCCTGTAAATCCTGTCCTCTGAATTTTGCTGCATTTCTTTGTTGTCTGCCGCCACCGCCAAACATCGACTCAAAGAAATCTGAGAAATCACCGCCTCCAAAATCTGAGCCACCACCAAATCCGCCGCCGAAACCACCTGAACCACCGCGTCTGCCACCACCAAAAGGGTTACCTTGCTGCTGAGCCTGATCTGCGTGTTTCCAGTTTTCACCGTACTCATCATATTTTTTGCGCTTTTCAGCATCACTCAATGCTTCATTCGCTTCATTGATCTGCTGAAATAGCTTATTTGCTTCTTTGTCATTGGGATTTAAATCGGGATGATATTTACGTGCAAGTTTCCTGTACGCTTTCTTTATCTCATCCTGTGTTGCCTTCTTATCCACGCCCAGGACTTTGTAATAATCAATGTATGCCATAGTAAAAATATCAGTACTGCAAATTTACGCTTTATATAAGTATTTGCATGGAACTGATTTTTATTTTTAATTTCCAATGTGCACAATGATATGATTACAATTGAGGGCGAATTAGAAGATTGAACAAAGTGAATCAATTCAGGCTTGTTAGCGTGAGTAATGACCATTTTAACATATTTTATCGCGATAAAAGTACGGTTTACAACATAAGCGTCAGGTTTTGATTAGCCGTGGTGAAATAAAATATCGGGGAGACAGTTGAGACTGTTTCATTAATAGTTTTTATTTTTCTAGCTTGGCTTTCTAAATAAAAAAAACAAAATGAAACCCCTCTCTATAAAGGATATCGCAAAGAAGGCTAACGTATCTATTACTACTGTCTCTTTCATATTAA from Pedobacter sp. WC2423 carries:
- a CDS encoding DnaJ C-terminal domain-containing protein, with amino-acid sequence MAYIDYYKVLGVDKKATQDEIKKAYRKLARKYHPDLNPNDKEANKLFQQINEANEALSDAEKRKKYDEYGENWKHADQAQQQGNPFGGGRRGGSGGFGGGFGGGSDFGGGDFSDFFESMFGGGGRQQRNAAKFRGQDLQASLQISFREAAETHKPTITVNGKNLRISIPAGIANGQVIKLKGQGGAGANNGPAGDLFITITITDDPIFKRLGDDLYLTKEIDLYTALLGGETMIDTLSGKVKLKVPEGTQNGTKIRLKGKGFPVYKKEGEFGNLFITYSVNIPTGLTEKQKELFKELQELSK
- a CDS encoding 2-hydroxyacid dehydrogenase; protein product: MNVFITRVIPESGLRLLEAAGLKVRQWTQQQSMTRDQLITACQWADALLSAGQRLDQEFLEASAHLKVIALHSVGYDNVDIETATRLKIPVGNTPGVLSGATADTAFLLMMAAARNAFYMNRKIINGEWDFFEPTANLGKELNGCTLGVFGLGKIGTEMAKRCAGAFGMKIIYHNRSRNEEAENLLDATLVSFEELLAQSDVLTVHTALTSETEGKFDHTAFKQMKPGSIFINTARGAIHNEKALIEALESKTIWGAGLDVTNPEPMHPDNRLLFMPNVAILPHIGSATEGTRNAMARLAAENIIAVSKGEKPPFLVNPEVYKES
- a CDS encoding chaperone modulator CbpM, whose product is MENELITIRDYCVNYAIDPSFIQKLEESGLIVLTIIDGNKCLHFEQLMEMDRYVHFHYDLEINIEGIDAIMNLLQKVKHLQQEIEHLKTHIHIHERH